From the Malus domestica chromosome 17, GDT2T_hap1 genome, one window contains:
- the LOC103417361 gene encoding wax ester synthase/diacylglycerol acyltransferase 11-like isoform X2, with the protein MSSNYLFWKQIEKNGKKQWKRVEVKLEDHVKTPIFPSNLSNESYDEYFDDYLSNVATKRFPQDKPLWEIHVIKYPNRNAAGNVVFKLHHALGDGYSLMGALLSCLQRADNPSLPLTFPSRKPSKPKNENVMTKTFSSLLNTISDIWWGISKSITGEDDLSPIKSSNNELEFTPIIVSTVTISLDHIRLIKNRLEVTINDVLTGMVFLGSRLYMQEMNQSSREAHSTALVLLSTRIMGNYTSIEEMVKPDSKSPWGNHFAFLQVPIPKLTEFSNALDFVWEAQKFIKMKRNSLAIYFTSGLLKMLNMFEGHEAASRYIRRTLKNSSMAFTNMIGPVEQMSLANQPIKGLYFMLVGSPQDLDISVLSYMGEVRLTLTMKKGTIDPQKLKLCMENAHDMIFNASDKYPVENSTEK; encoded by the exons ATGAGcagtaattatttattttggaaacagattgaaaaaaatggaaagaaacaATGGAAAAGGGTTGAAGTGAAGCTTGAAGACCATGTTAAAACTCCAATCTTCCCTTCCAACTTGTCGAATGAATCATATGACGAGTATTTTGACGACTACTTGTCAAACGTAGCAACAAAAAGATTTCCACAAGACAAACCACTATGGGAAATTCATGTTATAAAGTACCCAAATCGCAATGCAGCTGGTAATGTAGTATTTAAGTTGCACCATGCGTTAGGTGATGGCTACTCACTCATGGGCGCTCTTCTCTCTTGTCTACAAAGGGCTGACAATCCTTCTCTTCCCCTAACTTTTCCTTCACGGAAGCCATCGAAACCGAAGAATGAAAATGTTATGACCAAAACTTTCTCATCCTTGTTGAACACCATATCCGATATTTGGTGGGGCATTTCAAAGAGCATCACTGGGGAAGATGATCTATCACCAATAAAATCCTCGAACAATGAACTTGAGTTCACGCCAATTATAGTATCAACTGTGACGATCTCTCTTGATCACATCAGATTAATTAAGAACAGACTTGAAGTG ACGATAAATGATGTCCTTACCGGGATGGTCTTTCTTGGCTCTCGACTATATATGCAAGAGATGAACCAAAGCTCAAGGGAAGCCCATAGCACTGCATTGGTTTTACTAAGTACGAGGATCATGGGGAATTATACTTCGATTGAAGAAATGGTCAAACCCGACAGCAAGAGCCCATGGGGAAATCATTTTGCATTCTTGCAGGTTCCCATTCCCAAGTTGACTGAATTCTCAAATGCGCTTGACTTCGTCTGGGAGGCTCAAAAATTTATCAAGATGAAAAGAAATTCTTTAGCTATTTATTTCACTAGTGGGCTATTGAAGATGTTGAACATGTTTGAAGGCCATGAG GCAGCATCAAGATACATCCGCAGAACATTAAAGAACTCGAGCATGGCATTCACAAATATGATTGGGCCCGTGGAACAAATGTCTTTGGCAAACCAACCAATAAAAGGATTATACTTTATGTTAGTTGGATCACCTCAG GATCTTGACATATCAGTCCTAAGTTATATGGGAGAGGTGAGGCTTACCTTAACAATGAAAAAAGGCACCATAGATCCACAAAAACTGAAGTTGTGCATGGAAAACGCCCATGATATGATATTCAATGCCTCGGACAAATATCCTGTGGAAAATAGCACTGAAAAATAG